The sequence AACTGGAAGACCCGGTTAATATTGCATTTCTCAAGGGTGACGGACCGGCGAAGATGAAAAACACCGCCCGTATCAAAGATGTATCAATAGATGGTTATGATGCTGTGTTCGTCCCTGGCGGGTTGGGGCCTGTTGTTGACATGACTGACAATCCTCCGGTGCAAAAAATCCTGGCCTCCATGTATGATAGTGGCAAGGTGGTGAGTGCTGTCTGCCATGGACCAGTGTCTTTGGCGAATGCTAAGCTGAAAAATGGTTCTTACCTGGTCAAAGGTAAAAATGTTACGGGTTTCAGTATCGCTGAGGAACTAAACTATGCAAAAGAAGATGTCTCGTTTGAACTGGAAGACCTTTTAAAAGAGCGTGGAGCTAATTATAGTGCTGTTGACCCATGGCAACCTCATAGTATTACCGACGGGAGACTGGTCACCGGGCAAAACCCGGCTTCAGCCCAGGGTGTAGCCGAAAAGGTGATCGCTATTTTAGAAGCTTAAGGATTTTACGACAGGGCTATTCGCCCCCTTCTTCCCGGGCAGGGGAGAAGGGACTGTAAATAGATTTATAACAACATAAACGAAGATCATGAAAAAACAGCAATCATTATTAGCATATATCGCGGGGGCAATATTGGTGTTTACGAGCCTGTCCGTCATATCTTTTACAGACGCATCCCGGCAGGTCTTGTCTTCTAAAGAAGAAGACAAACCAACGATTGTGTTGGTTCACGGCGCCTTTGCCGATGGTTCGTCCTGGAACAAAGTGATACCCATTTTGCAGAAAAAAGGATACCAGACGATCGCGGTGCAAAATCCGCTTACTTCTTTGGGCGATGATGTGGCATTTGTTGAGCGGGCTATGGCCGAAGTACAGGGAAAGGTAATACTGGTGGGACATTCGTGGGGAGGCGTTGTTATTACCCAGGCTGGCAACAACGAAAAAGTAAAATCATTGGTGTATGTTGCCGCTTACGCACCGGATGAGGGGCAGAGTATTGAAAGTATCAGCAAGGATGCCCACGAGGTGAGGAAGGTGCCCAATGTGCCAGGCCTGGCGGACCCCGTCGTTAGTGATGGTTATATCCGGCTTAAAGAGGAAACAGTGATCAACCATTTCGCGCAAGACCTTTCCCGGCAGGAAGCCAGGATCATTGCGGCTGGTCAGGGTCGTTTTCACGTTAGTACAATAACTGCCAAAGTATCTAATCCTGCGTGGAAAAACAAACCAAGTTTTTTCATCGTATCTGACAATGACCATATCATTTCGCCACAGGTGGAGAGCGAGATGGCTAAGAACATTCATGCCACTACTTATCATCTTCCTACAAGCCACGTTGCCATGTTGTCAAAGCCTGATAAAGTGGCCGAAGTGATCCTTAAAGCTGCCGGTGACAAATAGAAATCCTGGTAACAATAGAAAAATCAATGATCATGACAACAACTCCCGTTCATGTATTTGCCCGGTGGAAAGTGAAAGAGGGCAATAGGCAAACTGTTTTAAAACTGCTGCAAGAGGTACGTTCAAAAACCATC comes from Paraflavitalea devenefica and encodes:
- a CDS encoding alpha/beta fold hydrolase, translated to MKKQQSLLAYIAGAILVFTSLSVISFTDASRQVLSSKEEDKPTIVLVHGAFADGSSWNKVIPILQKKGYQTIAVQNPLTSLGDDVAFVERAMAEVQGKVILVGHSWGGVVITQAGNNEKVKSLVYVAAYAPDEGQSIESISKDAHEVRKVPNVPGLADPVVSDGYIRLKEETVINHFAQDLSRQEARIIAAGQGRFHVSTITAKVSNPAWKNKPSFFIVSDNDHIISPQVESEMAKNIHATTYHLPTSHVAMLSKPDKVAEVILKAAGDK
- a CDS encoding type 1 glutamine amidotransferase domain-containing protein; the protein is MKKKILFMVTSADLIGPKNRRTGSLLTEVAHPYEAFKKQGYDIDIYSVKGGEAPIDMVELEDPVNIAFLKGDGPAKMKNTARIKDVSIDGYDAVFVPGGLGPVVDMTDNPPVQKILASMYDSGKVVSAVCHGPVSLANAKLKNGSYLVKGKNVTGFSIAEELNYAKEDVSFELEDLLKERGANYSAVDPWQPHSITDGRLVTGQNPASAQGVAEKVIAILEA